Genomic segment of Panthera leo isolate Ple1 chromosome B2, P.leo_Ple1_pat1.1, whole genome shotgun sequence:
TAGATTGTAGACAATGGAAAAGGACACTTAATAGGGGTCTGATGGATGAAGATAAAGAGATGAAGAagtaagaaataaagaggaatgaTCTGGAAGGTGTTGAGGGGAAGCATGGAGAACTTTCCAACTCAGCTTTTCAGTCAGAAATGTTGAGTTTCTCTTTTGGCTGTTCTCCAATGTAGATTTAAGATTTGTAACAAAAAGCAATTTCTCTGTTCCAGCAAACAGATTGCTGTGAACCAGAGGCCCAACCTACTCTTAAGAAGTTAGCATGACTCTGACGCCATGGCTGAGCACTAGATGGCACACTTTCCAGAGCAACAGGACCTTTCTGGTACCAACAACTTAAGTGCCTTTAGGAATCTGTCACTGTAGTACACAGCCTTGCTCTTCGTAGGTAACTTCCCACAATTGCAAATGAAACTGAGCCCAACCTATttaacattctctttctttttttagatctCAGAGAAAGTCTACTGTCCCACTCATCGGCCTTTTCTTGGAGCAAAACTTCTCAAAAGTGTGGTCAGTGTCTGCTGTCTCTACTCCTCACTTACCATTTCCTCCTTAACCCACTCTGGTCGGCCTTCTGTCCCACACTTGGCTGCTCTCATCAAGGTCAGCAGTGGCCTCCTGTCCCCAACTTCAGTGTTCACTCTCCAGTCCTCATGCTCCTCTCCTTCACGACTCCACACTTTCCCGGCTCTCCCCTGCTTCATAGACACCACCTCCTCAGATTTCTTGCCTGGCTCCCACTCTACTTGCCTTCTCCTCTCCAACTGCTTCCTCATCCTAGGTGGGTCTCTAGTCTGTCACTGTCATCAGAAGTGTGACCTCAGAAAATGGATCATGAGGGACATTGCTGTTTCTGCTTTGCTCTCCCTTGGATTGCTTGCGCTATGGTAACTTAGCTGATCTGTCATGAAAATATTGAAGCAGCCCCTACAGAGAAGCAGACCTAACAAGGAATTGAGGTCCAttgccaacagccatgtgagtgaaccATCTTGGAAATGGATCACCTATCCTCAATCAAGCTTTCAGATGATGACAGCCCTGACTGATGGCTTGACTACAACCTCCTGATCCAGAACACCTACCTAAGTTTCTCCCAAACTTCTGACCCTCAGAAATTGTGTtagatagtaaatgtttgttgctttAAGTCACTAAACTTTGGGCTGATTAATTAGGTATcaatagataactgatacacCCAAGtctacctctctgacctcatcttccAGTACTTTCTCATCATGTTCCCACAACATCTGCCTGACTACTGTGCCTGAAACATACCAAAGTTGTTTATGACCAAGAGCTGGTCCTCACTGATACCTCTGGCTAATATCCTGTTACCTTGGATCTTCTCATGCCTGGCTTCTTCCTGTCATTTAGAACTCAGTCTTCTATGATTACTCATTTTAAGTTAACCACTTCTCCATTGCCATCCTAAAAAGTCTCCATCACCtcaccctgttttattttccttacagcACTTATCACTAACCATAATaaatttttcattgatttctttatttactcGTCATCTGAGCAGGAAAATGCTCTTATATGTACGATAGCATTCTCTGTGCCTAGAAAAATGCAGGGAACAAAATAGGTGCTCAATGAACGTTtactgaatgaaacaaaaataaactatttaaatattatttccttgaGAATAATATCTTCCTTGAGAAGATTTCATCAATTTCTGAGATCAgagtctaaatattttttttctactaggTATCCTTGGCTGGTCTGTTGACTTAGAATGTCACAATTATGTTGAAAGTTTCAAAGgacaaatatttcaaacatagcTATTGAGTGCAGAGAAGAGGTAAGCAAAGATTGTGACAGAAAGGTAGGAGgaaaaaatagatcaaagacaATACAGATAAAAGTTGTGCGGACctcaggacatctgggtggctcagtcagttaagcatccaactcttggtttcagctcaggtcatgatctcacaattcgtgactTTGAGTcccaaatcaggctctctgctgacagtgaggaccctgcttgggattcactctctcccctgtctttctgtccctatcccgctcatgctctctctctctctctcaaaataaacttaaaaaaaaaattttttttttaataatacttgtGCTGACTCATGGATGCCTTGTCCAACCAGCTCTGGTTGGCAAAATGTTTCTAATACGTATTTGTTCTTCAAGAAGATTTTGGAAAATTGGCAAGTTACCATGTATAATACCTCAAATCTTGACCCAATTTCCCCAGTATAGTCAGAGAAATTAAtatctattttcatttcaattatatcTATATAATCCCTCCAAGAAAATGGTGGGTGGTATAAGGGTCATATaccaaatgtaaattattttgtaacAAACATCTCTATCCTTTTATGTCACAGATTACCCAGGAGTGATATTCAAAACACTTGACATCTGTATAGTAAATATGAATTAATATGTAAGGCAGGATATATActgaaaattaacaatatttctttttagggtggctcagttaagcatctgactcttgattttggttcagatcatgatctcagagttcatgagattgagccccatgtcaggctttacactgacagcatggagtctgcttgggattctctctctccctctctctctcagtcgctcccccactcatgctctctttctctcaaatagataaacattaaaaaaaaacaatatttccttttgttttctaacCAAACTATGTATGGCAAAATATTGGATAAAGCTATAGTGCAAACCAGTCAGAAATCATGGTGATAATTTCCAGTCATTTGTGATGTTTATTAATTGTCACTGTGTCCTTGGTAGTTTGGGTTGCCAGTGAGTACCTTCCTCTGTAAAGGCCATCTGCTCTGTCAGGGTGGCCCTTTCCTGTACCTGCAACTTGGTTCCTGTACTGCTTTCTGCCCTTGTCCCATCGAGAGTAGGAGAGGTAGAGGCCTCCCTTTGTGGCTAGCCCCAAGTGTATCACCACCCCTTGAGGTATCTTAATGCTACCCCAGCTTTGTAAGTAGGCATTTCACTAACCTCTCTTCAGCCACCCTTTTTGAGGTGAGATGGTATCTTACTCTTCTTGTACTCAGAGCACCAGCCATAATGAGGTAAATGTTATGGAGTTCACTTCAGGATAATAAGAAAGgattataaaatatgttagaaaCTGGGGAAGGCTAGATGTGATGAGGTTGAAAAGCTCTGTCCTGGagcaaaatataagaatatattgtAGGAAGAATAGATAACAAACTCCTCATAAACAACTTGAGGAGTCCAGGGCTGGACAGAGAGTAGGTCCATGCGAAGGGAACTGGGAGCCTCCTAGGAGGACAGCTTGGCACATCTTGCTTGGGCTGAACTGACCTAACCCTGGGTAGGCATAAAGGACACAGGTCATGCGTCCTGGTACGTGTCTGTCCCATCCTATGGAGCTGTGGGGAAGTTCACACTATGAAAATGGCCAGTTGGGGCTAGGGCCCTGGGCTCAGCCCCATAGATCCTGCATTTCTTGGGGGAGCTCAAGTTTCAAGCTCAGTAGAGAACTGAGGCTGGACATCACTCTATTCCAGCCTCCCCTGCACAGCGACAGGCCGGGGAGTAAAGGACTATATATCTCCATGTACAGTTTGAGATCCCAGGCCTGAGTGGCAGCAAGGAGGGAGACCTCCACTTCCTTCCCTCTGAAGCTATAGAGAAAGAGGATGCTGCTGCCCAGGTGGACGAACGGTGGCCAGTTTTGACCAAACCTTCTCAGACCAGACAGtctgggaaaacaaaaactacatgtggtgggaggggcagcagaGAACAGGTACTGCCGCAGAGGGATTCTGGGAGTTTTGGTCAGTCTTGGGTCTACTGGACTCCTTGAATGGAGTGAGCCCCTAGGATGCTGGATGTACCATTGCAAAAGAGACTGCTTTTGGGAATGAACATTCCTACTGGTCTAAGATGTGTGCTTGAGTGACTTAAAATGAATATTGAAAAGATGTGATTTTATTATATGTACATCAGGCTCATAGAGCAGGGTGTATGGCTGCACTTCAGTGGCTCCCTATTTTCCTTGGAACAAAATCCAAACTTCTTGCCATGGCCTTCAAAGTCCTTAGACTCTAGGCCTTGTTCCCTGATCTCACCTCATCattgcccttccccacctgtgctgTCATGCTACACCCAAACCTAATGACTTCTGTTTCCTCCAATACAAATAGTCTCTCTCTTGCATGGCCAGTGATCCTGCTGACCTCCTGCCTGGATTCCATCCCTACTGCCCAACCTAAGCTCCCCCGACCTTACCTGCTGCAACTTGGCTCCTCAGATCTCACATCAGCTATGACTGCCCTTCATGACAGACCATGAAGGACTCATAGATTCAGGCAAAGGTGTCCCGATTAGGTTCATGCTCAGCATTATCTTGTGCCCCAGCATGAGGTTGTAGATTAAATTATGTCCCCCGGAAAGGATAGGTTGAAGTCTTAACCCtgggtacctgtgaatgtgactttacctggaaatagggtctttggaGTTGCAGTCAATTAAGATGAGGTTATACTGGATTAGGATGGGCCCAAATTTGAttactggtgttcttataagaagaggaaaatctggatagacacacacacaaatgtgtatGCCATGTGACAATAGAGGCAGGAATTGGACttatgcatctacaagccaagaaatgtcAAAGactgccagcagccaccagaagctaaaGAGGCATGGAAGGATCCTTCCCTAAGCCTTCAGAGACAGCATGGCCGGCTCATACCTTCATGTCACACAAAGAACCTCAAAAGTGTGAGGGAATACACTTTATGGTTCTTAACCACTAAATTTGTAgtcatttgttacaacagccctagGAGCATGATATACAAGGTATGCATGATTTTGGATtagaattaccttttttttttttttttttttgtttctatcgCTATAGTAACCTCCCATAGGGCAAAGACTATATCTGGCTTGTTTATCATTAATAACCCAGCTCCTGGAACACAGAACGTTctatattaaagatattaaagataAAATGCTCCATAAAGATATGCTCCATAACTAAACAGGAAAAAAGATTCATCAACTGAGGGAAAATGGTtctgtacaaaaaagaaaagagagaaagaaagaaagaaagaaagaaagaaagaaagagaaagagagaaggagggaaagaaggaaaaaggcaggcaggaaggaaggagggtgaaGGGAGGAGGAATCTTTTAGGCTGCATCACAAAAACAgcaaatacaggggtgcctgggtggttcagtcggttgagtatccaacttccccacaggtcatgatctcacacttcatgaatttgagccccatatcaggcccacgtcgggctctgtgctgatagctcagagcctggaacctgcttcggattctgtgtctccctctctctgcccctactctgcttgcgttctctctttcaaaaccaaataaacattaaaaaaatttttttaaagaaatacagcaaatacaaaggggaaaaaaaagagcattttttgTGTTACTAAATATAGGCCACATGAAACTTTCTACTTCAATTGTTTTGACATggtatgatatgatatgatagctgttatgacaattttttaatacatcaaagaatccattaaatttttttctccctttatttatttttaagtccaaGAGATGTCCTAGGGGCTGATCATGATTTGATAtttggtaaaaacaaaataaattgcttTGCAAATCTTCATAGTAGATGAAATTATAACTTTTGAAAACTTTACTAGCCTCACAATCATCAGGATCCACATCAGGTAACGCACGTCATTGTTGGAAGCCCCAGATGCAAGTGCTGGCCATCCATGCCCGCTTCATTTAATCCTGAAaatcttccttgctttttctaaaTCTTCCTCACTGATAGGAGGCTTCCTCTGGCTGCCAGGCTGCAGAAACTTCTTCACGGGAGGGAGATTGCTGATTCTGGTCTTCAGGGCCTGCAATACACAAGGGCACAGCCTCAGACAGAGCCAGGGCCAGCCCCATCCCTGGCACAAGCCAGAGACCCTCCTAGACAAGGACCAGCTGAGTGCCCTCCATCAGCACCAGTGTGAGGCTGGGAAATGCACAGCCAGTGAGACAGGAagatgggaggaagaaaagacagcTCGATCCCATTTTCCCCAAAGATGTCTTTCTTTCAGGCTCTATTCAGTTTCTATTCAGTTTCTTCTTCCCTACACGAAATCCTGTAGCTTCATTGCTTTTGTGCAATACAGGGAAGAGGATTGTGTCTGTCAGAATCCACACACATCAAGTCTCCAAACAGACAATGAAAATGTAGGAAAATTGCCCTGGACgagagacagaaaatacagaaagctgAACCATGAGACTGGCCAAAACCAGGCATCccactgagagagggagactctgCCTAGGGAAACATGATGTCTGCCCTTAGGAGCAGGCGCGGAGGGAAGAAATCAGAAGGCAGGAAACCTCCTCAGACAggcacaggaaggaaagagaaggacacAGGTGGATAAGGGAAATCCCAGAGAAACCAAGGACAAATGCCACAAAGCAATGGGGATGGGGAGACTGATGCCGAGCCCTGGGTCCTTCTCATGGTAAAGACAAAGTGTTCTTCTTGGGGAAGCATCCACCTCAAATGTTCTGGGCATGACAAGATTCTCTGCATGCCTCGACCAGCACCCAGGAGGTAATCAATGCTGGACACGTGGGGACAGCCAAGTCCTGGGCAACGATGGGACCCGAATGTAAATGTTAGATTCTGGAGGGGGAGATGCGAGCCTTCCCTCCTGAAGGCTGTGAGAGAGATTACCTTCAGCAGAGGGAAGTTGGCCATAAGGCTGGGGTCAAGCTCTTCCACATAGTACAGAAGTTCAACCAGGTGAATGTCAGCCCTGCTCAGCCTGTTGCCAACAAGGTAGTCTTGTCCGTGGCTCTTTAACACCTGGCAGGTTTGAGGAATTACATCATGAGCACAGGCATGGTCAGGCtgggtccctctgcccctccccgcactcTCCAACCCAacctccccacctctgctgccTCACTGAGGGGGTGTTGGCTGCAGACCCTCTTTGCTGCGCTCTGACTCAGTGTGACAGCAGGTCTCTGCTGTTCTTTCCCTGCTCCTCAGCTGAAGCCCCAGCTACCGTTTCCCTGAAACGTGTGCTCCTGTGTATCCCTTTCAACTATTCTGATGTATGCAACTTTTCCtaataaaatgttggggaaattcacaaaatttattaaaacatcCCAATAATATGCAAATGATAACGTGAAGAGAAAACCCCACGGCATCACCAGCTTAAGgcactttgggtaaatacccttTCACACTATGTACACATATAGAAACATGGATAATTGTTATGCAAAGAATATAAGACCACTTTAAATGCCATATGTTAacatatgtttttcatttaacttaCCATAGGGCGCTTTGATTTCAAAgcgagtgggggcagggacagaaagagagggagagagagaatcccaagcaggccctgggctgtcagcacagggctcagtctcaccaactgtgagatcaggacctgggctgaaatcaagagtgggatgcttaaccaactgagtcacccgggtgccccagcccATAGTTTCCACTTAGCATGATTTCAGGTAGTTTGGATCTTGAAACATTCTCCTCTTACGTCCAAGGAGAAACATTAACTGAGATAAGCACTGTCTATAATGATGGAACCTTATTTCCTTAGTTTGCATGGCTGTCCTCTGAAGTGTGAGAGCCATGCCTTCGAGTAGGTCAATTCTTTTCTCCCTAACATCTCTCCATCTGTATCTTCCTCTTCATCACACTGCCCCCATCTCTGACTAGATACACCTCATCTGTCCACCCCTAAGACACTGCCACTTTCTCCCGAAGGGCAGCTGGTCTCATGTCTCCCTATCTCCCTACGTATGTTGCCACAGTATCTCCTGTTGCATTGCTCTCACTGTGGTCCTCTTGGATCCAAGCCCCTATGTGGTGCTCTGTCTGCAGGACCTACTCCAATGTCCAGTGTGGCTCTCAGAGCCTTCAGCAGCCCAGGCTCTAACTATGACCGTGAAAGTCTGCCAAATAGAGAATTCTCAATTGGCTCCTGGTAAGTTGAAGTCTTGCTGGAAAATTAAAACTTGGGTATCACTGGTGCAATTCTTCCTCACAGTCAGTTTTTATGAAACGCCTTGAGAGTCAGGGTGCTGCGTCAGTATTCAGGAAGGCTCATTGGAAGTGAACGTAAAGGTTCAAGGAATGCCAGCCACTGTCTTTCTTTGTCCTCTATGTCCAGCACCCAAAGTGCTCAATGACTGTCCACTTACTTTTTCAAACACGGGGAGATAACGATCTGTTACTTTCTCTTTGATCTGGGCAATCTTGGCCTCTTTCTGATCAGGTGGACACAGAGGCAAAACGAGGATCATTTCATTCAAATCTGCCATACCTTCTATGTACATATCTATCCTGAAAGACAAAATGACCAAATTGTCAAATGTCTTCTGCCTTGATTTTAGAGTTGAAAAATGTATGAGAATGGGGCATCAGGAAGTGGCAAAGTAATTCAGCTCCATTtgatgcatttttatataccagtCATTAAGCTCTGATTTTTACTTGATTTGAACATTTCATCCTAGAACAAGCCATCAAGGTAGATATGTGTCTAAAACTTTCATTATACACATGATGaaatagagggacagagagcattGGTGACCTGTCCAGAGTCACAGGGAAATTGGTGGAATCCTGCAAATACCTACTGGTACCATACCTAGGGTCTGTCACCTCCATGGTGGCTTGTTCTGGGCACAAACGGAGTGTGACTCCATGTGGCTGACGTGCCCCCTAAGTGATCTCCAGAGAGAGTCACTGGCACAACCATCTCAGTCatgtccccttcctctctcatccTGTTACACCACCCAGGCCTGTTTAAACCAAGGTCAGCAGGTTTTCCAATAATTTCCCACAGCACATGTTTCCACACTCCGTCCACATACAGTTGCCCAACTCTGGCCTTGTTCGCATTTCTCAAGTCTTCACCTAAAATATCTCCTGAAATGGTGAAATACTTTGTGCATTCCAAGTAGCACATATTCCAGCAGAGTAGTTTTGAATGTTCCAAGCTGGGCTTCCtgtaagagtttgttttttttttaataaatctttattaGCATATAATTCAATACTATAATGTGTACACTTCAAGAGTGTTTAAGTTTGTGATTTTTATAGTAAAGACACAGAATTCTGTACCATCACCACACACTAATTACAGAATATTTTCCTAATCCCAAAAGAAATGCTGTATGTTTTTACACCCATTCtaatttcttccctcctccagcccctggaaaccactaaactgctttctgtttctatatatttgaatgttctggatatttcatacaaatggattCACACAGTATGTgcctttgtgtctggtttctttcatatAACATGATGTTtgcaaggtttatccatgttgtagcatgcatcagtacttcattccttttcatggccaaACAGTATTGCATTGATAAGTAGACTaaccactcatcagttgatgcacatttgtGTCATTTCcacattaagaattttaagaacaccactgctataaacatctgtgtacaAGTTCTAGCGTGGATGTGTTCAGCTAGTCTTGTTTGCATACCTAGTAATGGAGTTGCTGGAATATGGCAACTCTATGGTTCACTTTTGAGCAACTCATAACAGTTGTTTCTGAGATTTAAATTTCAATCATGTGGTCCCATAACCACAGAGAGAACCCACAGATATGG
This window contains:
- the LOC122220024 gene encoding glutathione S-transferase A2 isoform X2, with the translated sequence MFQQVPMVEIDGMKMVQTRAILNYIATKYNLYGKDIKERALIDMYIEGMADLNEMILVLPLCPPDQKEAKIAQIKEKVTDRYLPVFEKVLKSHGQDYLVGNRLSRADIHLVELLYYVEELDPSLMANFPLLKALKTRISNLPPVKKFLQPGSQRKPPISEEDLEKARKIFRIK
- the LOC122220024 gene encoding glutathione S-transferase A2 isoform X1; the protein is MAGKPKLHYFNGRGRMESIRWLLASAGVEFEEKFIETPEDLDKLKNDGNLMFQQVPMVEIDGMKMVQTRAILNYIATKYNLYGKDIKERALIDMYIEGMADLNEMILVLPLCPPDQKEAKIAQIKEKVTDRYLPVFEKVLKSHGQDYLVGNRLSRADIHLVELLYYVEELDPSLMANFPLLKALKTRISNLPPVKKFLQPGSQRKPPISEEDLEKARKIFRIK